A region of Gloeocapsopsis sp. IPPAS B-1203 DNA encodes the following proteins:
- a CDS encoding geranylgeranyl reductase family protein produces the protein MYDCIIVGAGPAGGTAAYHLAKRGHSVLVLEKESLPRYKPCGGGVSPAIAKWFDFDFSPAISTKVNTIRYTWKMGDPVQAKLQTPEPMWMVRRDIFDHFLVQQAQKQGAELRDNTEVKGIQFKSDHWQVDTANGPVTGRYIIAADGAKGPMAKWLGFKDRKRRLAGALEAEAPAKVEDGHIAHFEFGLVKNGYIWNFPKADGYSIGVGTFIGGEPQDFKGILSEYGNLFGLDIKTCKQYGHALCLWNGNQKLHTQNAVLAGEAACVVDPLTAEGIRPSIFSGVKAAEAIDQAIAGNVNALEQYSQAICDEWGADMAWAQKLAGVFYRVPGIGYKVGVKRPTATQRMGQILCGEMSYSDVAGRALKRLSGSLIPGMGG, from the coding sequence ATGTATGATTGCATAATTGTCGGTGCTGGACCTGCTGGCGGTACAGCAGCTTATCATTTAGCAAAACGGGGTCATTCTGTATTAGTGTTGGAAAAAGAATCACTTCCACGTTATAAACCTTGCGGAGGTGGAGTGTCACCCGCGATCGCTAAATGGTTTGACTTTGATTTTTCTCCAGCAATATCCACAAAGGTCAATACCATTCGCTACACCTGGAAAATGGGCGATCCAGTGCAAGCAAAATTGCAAACACCCGAACCGATGTGGATGGTACGGCGCGATATCTTTGACCACTTCCTAGTGCAACAAGCACAAAAACAGGGAGCAGAACTGCGCGACAACACCGAAGTGAAAGGAATTCAGTTCAAAAGCGATCATTGGCAAGTAGACACTGCTAACGGTCCGGTTACAGGTCGCTATATCATTGCTGCAGACGGTGCTAAAGGACCAATGGCAAAGTGGTTAGGCTTCAAAGACCGCAAACGCCGCTTGGCAGGAGCATTAGAAGCTGAAGCCCCTGCGAAGGTAGAAGATGGTCACATTGCCCATTTCGAGTTTGGCTTGGTCAAAAATGGCTACATTTGGAACTTTCCTAAAGCTGACGGCTACTCAATCGGTGTTGGGACGTTTATTGGCGGCGAACCTCAAGATTTCAAAGGAATTTTGAGCGAGTATGGTAATTTATTTGGCTTGGATATCAAAACTTGTAAGCAGTACGGTCACGCGCTGTGCTTGTGGAATGGCAATCAAAAGCTACATACTCAAAACGCTGTATTAGCAGGAGAAGCCGCTTGTGTTGTCGATCCGCTAACTGCTGAGGGTATTCGCCCATCGATCTTTAGTGGTGTCAAAGCTGCGGAAGCCATTGATCAAGCGATCGCAGGTAATGTTAATGCCCTGGAGCAGTATTCGCAAGCAATCTGTGACGAGTGGGGTGCTGATATGGCATGGGCACAAAAACTAGCCGGAGTTTTCTACCGCGTTCCTGGTATTGGCTACAAAGTTGGCGTCAAACGTCCTACAGCGACACAGCGTATGGGTCAAATCCTGTGTGGTGAAATGAGTTATAGCGATGTTGCTGGTCGTGCCCTCAAGCGTCTCAGTGGTAGCTTGATTCCAGGCATGGGAGGATAG
- a CDS encoding ABC transporter ATP-binding protein: MKDINDTKSLIPLLKLYPWAIPVIIILGTLSSLAEGLGISLFIPFLQSVSHTTSQAHSQNLLVGTLNQIFGNLSFNSRLVIIPLCIFGSVLLKNCLVYGNTVLFSWLNWQISDRLRRGIYKQLLSVSFGYLERNQSGRFLSILDKETWQTSQALSVFISLITSACTIVVFVILLFLISWQLTILVAVAMLLISWSVQSVTRQVKSVGKQAARANAAFVSRALEGLSGMKVIRAFGRESYEQERFEQASQEVCTAFRRLDVISGAVNPFSEVLSTALLTGILIVALQDQSNLPTLLTFIFMLYRLQPQMKLFDSARVNLGGLTGSVEQVMELLNRADKTYIFSGKLPFKGLKQAIAFNCVTFRYDPLEKPVLQQISITIPCGKTTAIVGPSGAGKSTLIGLLCRFYDVTTGDIYVDGEPLKQLNLADWRSRIAIVSQDTYLFSSTIKENIAYGRLDATTDEIVAAAKLAHAHDFILELPQGYETKVGDRGVRLSGGQRQRLALARAIICNPEILILDEATNALDSISEHLIQEVLQSFGQNRTVIVIAHRLSTIEQADQIIVMEKGRIREKGSIQSLLQLNGLFAQLYHLQHNTVLT, translated from the coding sequence TTGAAAGATATAAATGATACAAAATCGCTAATCCCCTTACTCAAACTATATCCATGGGCAATTCCAGTCATTATTATTTTAGGTACTTTATCTTCTTTGGCAGAAGGATTAGGAATTAGCTTATTTATCCCTTTTCTTCAAAGTGTATCTCATACAACTTCTCAGGCTCACAGTCAAAACTTGTTAGTAGGAACTCTCAATCAAATATTCGGGAACTTATCATTTAATTCTCGTCTTGTTATCATACCTTTATGCATTTTTGGTAGTGTCCTGCTCAAGAATTGTCTTGTGTATGGCAACACAGTTCTTTTTTCTTGGTTAAACTGGCAGATCAGCGATCGCTTGAGAAGAGGTATTTATAAACAGCTTCTGAGTGTCAGTTTTGGTTATCTAGAACGCAATCAGTCTGGCAGATTTTTGAGCATTCTGGATAAAGAAACATGGCAAACTAGCCAAGCTTTATCAGTATTCATTAGCTTAATTACGAGTGCTTGCACAATTGTTGTTTTTGTCATACTCCTGTTTTTAATTTCCTGGCAACTGACTATATTGGTTGCTGTCGCTATGTTATTAATTTCATGGAGTGTCCAATCTGTAACTCGCCAAGTCAAAAGTGTAGGTAAACAAGCTGCACGCGCTAATGCAGCCTTTGTTAGTCGAGCCTTAGAAGGGTTGAGTGGGATGAAAGTCATTCGTGCTTTTGGACGCGAATCATACGAACAAGAGCGCTTTGAGCAAGCCTCGCAGGAGGTTTGTACGGCTTTTAGAAGGCTTGATGTCATCTCTGGAGCTGTTAATCCCTTCTCTGAAGTACTCTCTACAGCCTTGTTAACAGGTATTTTGATAGTGGCATTGCAAGACCAGAGTAACTTACCAACATTGTTGACATTCATTTTTATGCTCTATCGCCTACAACCTCAAATGAAGCTATTTGATAGTGCGCGTGTCAATTTAGGAGGTTTAACGGGTTCTGTAGAGCAAGTAATGGAGCTTTTAAACCGTGCTGATAAAACGTATATCTTTTCTGGTAAGTTGCCATTCAAAGGATTGAAACAAGCGATCGCCTTCAACTGTGTTACCTTTCGCTACGATCCTCTAGAAAAACCTGTCTTACAACAAATTTCAATTACTATTCCATGCGGAAAAACTACAGCAATTGTTGGTCCTTCAGGTGCGGGGAAATCAACGCTTATTGGTTTACTTTGCCGTTTTTATGATGTAACCACAGGAGACATTTATGTAGATGGCGAACCACTAAAGCAGCTTAATCTTGCTGACTGGCGTAGCCGAATTGCAATTGTGAGCCAAGATACTTATCTTTTTAGCTCAACAATCAAAGAAAATATCGCCTATGGTCGATTAGATGCAACAACAGATGAGATTGTAGCAGCAGCAAAGCTTGCCCATGCCCACGACTTTATTCTTGAACTCCCTCAAGGTTACGAAACAAAAGTGGGCGACAGAGGAGTTCGGCTATCAGGAGGACAGCGACAGCGTCTTGCTTTAGCGCGTGCTATTATCTGCAACCCTGAAATCTTAATTCTCGATGAAGCTACTAACGCACTCGATAGTATTTCAGAACATCTCATTCAAGAAGTATTGCAGAGTTTTGGTCAAAACCGTACCGTGATTGTCATTGCGCATCGTTTGTCTACTATTGAGCAAGCCGATCAAATTATCGTGATGGAGAAAGGACGAATTAGAGAAAAAGGTAGTATTCAGTCTCTATTGCAACTTAATGGGCTTTTTGCCCAGCTTTATCATCTACAACACAACACAGTTCTTACTTGA
- a CDS encoding glycosyltransferase family 2 protein has protein sequence MNKHTYCIFFRYHMNINENFPLVSVIIPAYNAAAFINRTLDFVLAQTYTNIEVLVVNDGSQDCTVDIVQSYVQKDRRVILLQQANQGVAAARNLAIQKSRGEYIAPLDADDIWYPEKLEKQVQCLLNAPSSVGLVYAVSMEIDEEDLIIDKYSIYNRSYQPEGNVYTNLVCSNFIGNASTPLIRRSCFEHIGGYNCQLKEQDAQGCEDWDIYLRIAEFYQFRVVPEVLIGYRQVSGSMGSKCKTMIKSYNLVLQDVQQRHPEIPATIYRWSRNFFYNYLSVKSSASGDYCNALFCLYKALESDLFLLLRPATYRITLILTLKILLKSVFHLIFQEKYTWNQLKEKIKRKRSNITIYDVKNRQVNFKYKDFVWKPYDIVLLHRWLKILKISQEVDFQLKAKAY, from the coding sequence TTGAATAAACATACTTACTGTATTTTTTTTAGATATCATATGAACATAAACGAGAATTTTCCTTTAGTTTCAGTTATTATTCCCGCATATAATGCAGCAGCTTTTATCAACAGAACTTTAGATTTTGTATTAGCTCAAACATACACAAATATTGAAGTTTTAGTCGTTAATGATGGTTCACAAGATTGCACTGTTGACATTGTTCAATCCTATGTTCAAAAGGATCGACGTGTCATTTTGTTGCAACAAGCCAATCAAGGAGTTGCGGCTGCTCGTAATTTAGCAATTCAAAAATCACGCGGAGAGTATATAGCGCCTCTTGATGCTGATGATATTTGGTATCCTGAAAAACTCGAAAAACAAGTCCAGTGTTTGTTAAATGCACCTTCATCAGTAGGATTAGTTTATGCTGTGTCAATGGAAATTGATGAAGAAGATTTAATTATTGATAAGTACTCTATTTACAATCGTAGTTATCAACCAGAAGGAAATGTTTACACGAATTTAGTATGTTCTAATTTTATTGGTAATGCTAGCACACCCCTCATTCGCCGCAGTTGCTTTGAACACATTGGTGGATATAACTGCCAACTAAAAGAACAAGATGCACAAGGATGTGAAGACTGGGATATTTATTTACGTATTGCTGAATTTTATCAATTTCGAGTAGTACCGGAAGTTTTAATTGGGTATCGGCAGGTGAGCGGTAGCATGGGTAGCAAGTGTAAAACAATGATTAAATCATATAATTTAGTTTTACAAGATGTCCAGCAACGACACCCAGAAATTCCTGCTACTATCTACCGCTGGTCTAGAAACTTTTTTTACAACTATCTATCAGTAAAAAGCTCTGCATCTGGAGATTATTGTAATGCTCTATTTTGCTTATATAAAGCTTTGGAATCAGATTTGTTTCTTTTGTTGCGTCCTGCAACATATAGAATTACTTTAATATTGACTCTAAAAATTCTACTTAAATCCGTATTTCACTTAATTTTCCAGGAAAAATATACTTGGAATCAGTTAAAGGAAAAGATTAAGCGAAAAAGAAGTAATATCACAATCTACGACGTCAAAAATAGACAAGTTAATTTCAAATACAAAGATTTTGTTTGGAAACCATATGACATTGTTCTATTACATAGATGGCTAAAAATTTTGAAAATTAGTCAAGAAGTAGATTTTCAATTAAAAGCAAAAGCTTATTAA
- the frr gene encoding ribosome recycling factor — translation MKLAEAESTMQKAVDATQRAFNTIRTGRANASLLDRVMVEYYGTPTSLKSLANISTPDATTITIQPYDRSSLNLIEKAISMSDVGLTPNNDGSMIRLNIPPLTSDRRKELVKLAAKYAEEGRVSIRNIRRDALDTIRKQEKNSEISEDEAQDLQDQLQKLTNKYTSKIDELLTEKEKDITTV, via the coding sequence GTGAAGTTAGCTGAAGCTGAGAGTACGATGCAAAAAGCCGTTGATGCAACGCAACGAGCTTTTAATACAATCCGCACTGGTCGCGCTAATGCGAGTTTACTTGATCGTGTCATGGTGGAATACTACGGTACGCCAACATCGCTTAAATCACTGGCAAATATCAGTACCCCTGATGCCACAACAATTACCATTCAACCTTATGACCGGAGCAGTTTAAATCTAATTGAAAAGGCGATTTCCATGTCGGATGTCGGACTAACTCCGAACAACGACGGCTCAATGATTCGCCTCAATATTCCTCCGCTGACAAGCGATCGCCGTAAAGAATTGGTGAAACTTGCTGCTAAGTATGCTGAGGAAGGGCGCGTTTCAATTCGTAATATTCGCCGCGATGCTCTTGATACAATTCGCAAACAAGAGAAGAACAGCGAAATCTCTGAAGATGAAGCCCAAGATCTCCAAGATCAACTGCAAAAATTAACGAACAAATATACCAGTAAGATAGATGAATTACTAACTGAAAAAGAGAAAGACATTACAACTGTTTGA
- the pyrH gene encoding UMP kinase, producing MGKPYRRILLKLSGEALMGDLGYGIDPTIVQEIAAEVAEVVNSGVQVAIVVGGGNIFRGVKASAAGMDRATADYIGMIATVMNALTLQDALERIEVQTRVQTAIAMQEVAEPYIRRRAIRHLEKRRVVIFGAGSGNPFFTTDTTAALRAAEIDAEVIFKATKVDGVYDSDPHKNPDAKRYQTLNYVHVLTQDLRVMDSTAIALCKENNIPILVFDLSVRGNIRRAVTGESIGTLVGGFCEVS from the coding sequence ATGGGAAAACCTTACCGGCGGATTTTACTCAAACTGAGCGGTGAAGCTTTGATGGGCGATCTGGGCTATGGCATCGACCCAACCATCGTTCAAGAAATTGCGGCAGAAGTCGCAGAAGTAGTAAATAGTGGCGTACAAGTAGCTATTGTAGTAGGTGGTGGCAACATCTTTCGTGGCGTTAAAGCGTCAGCTGCTGGAATGGATCGGGCAACTGCTGACTACATTGGTATGATTGCAACTGTGATGAATGCACTCACGCTTCAAGATGCCTTGGAACGAATAGAAGTGCAAACACGCGTGCAAACTGCGATCGCTATGCAAGAAGTTGCGGAGCCTTATATCCGGCGTCGTGCTATTCGCCATCTGGAAAAAAGACGGGTGGTCATTTTCGGCGCGGGATCGGGCAATCCGTTCTTTACGACTGACACCACAGCAGCTTTAAGAGCCGCTGAAATTGATGCCGAGGTGATTTTTAAAGCCACCAAAGTAGACGGAGTTTACGATTCCGATCCTCATAAGAATCCTGATGCGAAACGCTATCAAACACTAAACTATGTCCACGTTTTAACTCAGGATTTGCGAGTGATGGATAGTACTGCGATCGCTTTATGTAAAGAAAACAATATTCCGATTCTTGTCTTTGATCTCTCGGTACGGGGTAACATCCGCCGAGCAGTGACAGGAGAATCAATCGGAACCCTTGTGGGAGGTTTCTGTGAAGTTAGCTGA
- the speB gene encoding agmatinase → MLAHSIEVIPFLGADVAASYDAAQVAILPIPYEATTTYRRGCETGPDAILAASHQVEYYDEELDWETGLNVGIYTHPSIADTRSKTVTSEEMLQVTKETVLKLVQDGKFAIALGGEHSITTGIVEAYRQAYPDELFTVVQIDAHGDLRHEYEGSIHNHACVMRRIVDMGLPTVQIGIRAICKEEADLIKEKNLTVFRAREIAAQPDWIENAIAAIPTEKVFLTIDLDGIDPTLIPGVGTPEPGGLNWYALTTFLRSVFDKHQVIGCDVMELAPVTDSVVSEFTAAKLVYKLIGYQGKGRGARSWERVTR, encoded by the coding sequence ATGCTGGCACATTCTATAGAGGTTATACCCTTTTTAGGCGCAGACGTCGCGGCGAGTTATGATGCAGCGCAGGTGGCTATTTTACCAATTCCCTACGAAGCAACAACAACCTATCGTCGTGGCTGTGAAACTGGACCTGATGCCATTCTTGCAGCATCGCATCAAGTGGAATACTACGATGAGGAACTTGACTGGGAAACAGGACTAAATGTTGGTATCTACACCCATCCTTCAATTGCTGATACCCGTAGCAAAACTGTCACCTCCGAGGAAATGTTGCAAGTTACTAAAGAAACTGTTCTGAAACTTGTGCAAGATGGCAAGTTTGCGATCGCTTTAGGAGGCGAACACAGTATTACAACAGGTATTGTCGAAGCATACCGTCAGGCATATCCTGATGAATTGTTTACAGTTGTGCAAATTGATGCGCACGGAGATTTACGCCACGAGTACGAAGGCTCAATTCATAACCATGCTTGCGTGATGCGGCGGATTGTTGATATGGGATTACCAACAGTTCAAATTGGTATTCGAGCAATTTGCAAAGAAGAAGCTGATTTAATTAAAGAAAAAAATCTTACTGTCTTTCGCGCGCGGGAAATTGCAGCACAGCCCGATTGGATTGAAAATGCGATCGCGGCAATTCCCACAGAAAAGGTATTTCTGACGATTGACTTGGATGGCATCGATCCTACACTGATTCCTGGTGTGGGAACTCCTGAACCTGGGGGTTTAAATTGGTACGCACTGACAACATTTCTGCGTAGTGTATTTGACAAGCACCAAGTCATCGGCTGCGATGTGATGGAATTAGCCCCCGTTACAGACTCTGTTGTTTCCGAATTTACCGCTGCCAAACTTGTTTATAAACTCATTGGCTATCAAGGTAAGGGGCGAGGAGCTAGGAGCTGGGAGCGAGTAACAAGATAG